A section of the Engystomops pustulosus chromosome 3, aEngPut4.maternal, whole genome shotgun sequence genome encodes:
- the MKKS gene encoding molecular chaperone MKKS translates to MERVELKKPSLCTAGPLTSASLREALRVMQMMVTSCYGPNGRLKQVHNGSGGCVTTTSHSSALLGGLSLSHPVLQVLVASIRNHISTFSDCGLFAAILCCNLLERCLRLPLSSHKMIRITKSLLDVCLTYLKSEDCACKVNVDFTHSRWLLDMTRSILASKPACMMTMKEVDHVSLLIVKSFLHKVPSESGPDRVLGRTLTVTIEGPSVMQSAFVPGMLIEVSPYSWSRLMPSSGPPSADVTLALFSVSLCGEFSDAGDGAVEVMAGVDPEKVILDELIVLGKQMVDDHVQILLCQKVIHPSLKQYLKERGVLAVDRIGAALMEPLTQMTGAQPIASLCPAPTTCYGRLRQISQVSYGNKQYLHLVPYETAVCSIVLCNRNETSVKELKRTCQTAEHTLNLLLKDPWLLLGGGCTEAHVAAYIRHKSLSVHSRYLKELGCTASEYKLVADCFCSAFEAAARSLEHDGGEVLTDLQDGHFWSVPPDIDGEHVDTKHVCGCRLLNQGDGAKWTVLGSPYEPFSPRNRTEISSLLLAKETLVLDSFTAKCNAIRVAVDTTGLILDVAYVIKDEN, encoded by the exons ATGGAAAGAGTTGAGCTGAAAAAGCCATCATTATGCACGGCCGGGCCCCTGACCAGCGCATCGCTCCGGGAAGCCCTGAGGGTAATGCAGATGATGGTGACGTCGTGCTACGGCCCTAATGGAAGACTCAAGCAGGTTCATAATGGTAGTGGAGGGTGTGTTACTACAACATCTCACTCCTCCGCCTTACTGGGGGGCCTGTCCCTCAGCCACCCCGTGTTACAGGTACTAGTCGCCTCCATCCGAAATCATATATCTACTTTCAGTGATTGTGGACTCTTTGCTGCAATTTTATGTTGCAACTTGCTGGAGCGGTGCCTGAGGTTACCCCTCTCCTCCCACAAGATGATTAGAATTACGAAGAGTCTTCTGGACGTGTGCCTGACGTACCTGAAGTCCGAGGACTGTGCTTGTAAGGTGAATGTAGATTTTACCCACAGCAGGTGGCTTCTCGATATGACCCGGTCCATTCTCGCTAGTAAGCCGGCGTGCATGATGACCATGAAAGAAGTAGATCACGTGAGCCTATTGATTGTAAAATCCTTCCTCCACAAAGTCCCCAGTGAGTCCGGCCCCGATCGTGTCCTAGGAAGAACACTGACCGTGACTATTGAAGGCCCAAGTGTCATGCAGTCCGCCTTTGTCCCTGGCATGCTCATAGAAGTGTCACCCTACAGCTGGAGCAGACTGATGCCTTCTTCCGGACCACCCTCAGCCGACGTGACGTTGGCCCTCTTTTCTGTATCGTTATGTGGAGAGTTTAGTGATGCAGGAGATGGCGCTGTGGAAGTTATGGCTGGTGTAGATCCAGAGAAAGTTATATTGGATGAGTTGATTGTTTTGGGAAAACAGATGGTGGATGATCACGTGCAGATTCTCTTGTGTCAAAAAGTGATCCACCCTTCGCTGAAACAGTATCTGAAGGAACGCGGAGTCCTTGCTGTGGACAGAATAGGAGCCGCTCTTATGGAGCCTTTAACTCAAATGACAG GTGCCCAGCCTATAGCGTCGCTGTGTCCGGCTCCCACCACTTGTTACGGCCGCCTCAGGCAGATCAGTCAAGTGTCCTATGGCAATAAGCAGTACCTACACCTTGTCCCCTATGAGACGGCTGTGTGCAGCATTGTCCTCTGCAACAGGAACGAAACCTCCGTAAAAGAGCTCAAG CGGACGTGTCAGACAGCCGAACATACCTTAAATCTTCTACTTAAAGACCCCTGGCTCCTGCTCGGTGGAGGCTGCACTGAAGCGCACGTAGCTGCTTATATACGGCATAAG AGTTTGAGCGTTCACAGCCGCTATCTTAAAGAACTGGGATGTACGGCCTCCGAATACAAGCTCGTGGCTGACTGCTTCTGCTCCGCGTTTGAGGCTGCGGCACGAAGTTTGGAGCACGATGGCGGTGAAGTTCTTACAGATTTACAGGATGGCCACTTCTGGTCTGTACCTCCTGATATTGATGGTGAACATGTGGATACTAAACATGTGTGTGGCTGTCGGCTTCTCAACCAAGGAGATGGTGCAAAGTGGACTGTGCTCGGAAGCCCGTATGAGCCATTCAGCCCCAGGAATCGCACCGAAATCTCATCATTATTACTCGCCAAAGAGACTCTGGTTTTAGATAGCTTCACCGCTAAATGTAATGCTATAAGGGTGGCTGTTGACACAACTGGTCTTATTCTGGATGTGGCATATGTTATTAAAGATGAGAACTAA
- the LOC140121177 gene encoding uncharacterized protein — protein MKQKSFLRRNWFWVAGFAFLGVHFGTYFIQRMAKSSARETMAVKDARNSN, from the coding sequence ATGAAACAGAAATCCTTTCTGAGGAGGAACTGGTTCTGGGTGGCCGGTTTTGCATTTCTAGGCGTCCACTTCGGGACTTATTTTATTCAGAGGATGGCAAAAAGTTCGGCTAGAGAAACTATGGCCGTCAAGGACGCTCGAAACAGCAATTGA
- the LOC140121176 gene encoding uncharacterized protein, whose amino-acid sequence MGLQSVWKSYKVLIVMGAGLGVVHWGWYNMQYNSIFHPEGEGRLPPVFRYLLSKETDTKDK is encoded by the coding sequence ATGGGTCTGCAGTCAGTGTGGAAGAGCTACAAGGTGTTGATTGTTATGGGCGCAGGTCTTGGAGTAGTGCACTGGGGCTGGTATAACATGCAGTACAACTCAATCTTTCATCCTGAGGGCGAAGGCCGATTGCCCCCCGTTTTTCGATATCTTTTAAGCAAGGAAACGGATACGAAAGACAAATAG